The proteins below are encoded in one region of Pongo pygmaeus isolate AG05252 chromosome 20, NHGRI_mPonPyg2-v2.0_pri, whole genome shotgun sequence:
- the KIRREL2 gene encoding kin of IRRE-like protein 2 isoform X2: MRVPSLLVLLFCFRGSAGPSPHFLQQPEDLVVLLGEEARLPCALGSYWGLVQWTKSGLALGGQRDLPGWSRYWISGNAANGQHDLHIRPVELEDEASYECQATQAGLRSRPAQLHVLVPPEAPQVLGGPSVSLVAGVPANLTCRSHGDARPTPELLWFRDGVRLDGTTFHQTLLKEGTPGSVESTLTLTPFSHDDGATLVCRARSQALPAGRDTAITLSLQYPPEVTLSASPHTVQEGEKVIFLCQATAQPPVTGYRWAKGGSPVLGARGPRLEVVADASFLTEPVSCEVSNAVGSANRSTALDVLFGPILQAKPEPVSVDLGEDASFSCAWRGNPLPRVTWTRRGGAQVLGSGATLRLPSVEPEDAGDYVCRAEPGLSGLGGGAAEARLTVNGEKAGFARGLGSSRDRERTEAARANAVGVAWKELYTQRGLETGPIEGDAFRRIGVWRRRGLIDRAPPVVTALHSAPAFLRGPARLQCLVFASPAPDAVVWSWDEGFLEAGSQGRFLVETFPAPESRGGLGPGLISVLHISGTQESDFSRSFNCSARNRLGEGGARASLGRRDLLPTVRIVAGVAAATTTLLMVITGVALCCWRHGKASASFSEQKNPMRIPRSSDGSSSRGPEEEETGSREDRGPIVHTDHSDLVLEEEGTLETKDPTNGYYKVRGVSVSLSLGEAPGGGLFLPPPSPLGPPGTPTFYDFNPHLGMVSPGRLYRARAGYLTTPHPRAFTSYIKPTSFGPPDLAPGTPPFPYAAFPIPSHPRLQTHV, from the exons ATGCGGGTCCCctccctcctcgtcctcctcttcTGCTTCAGAGGAAGCGCAG GCCCGTCGCCCCATTTCCTGCAACAGCCAGAGGACCTGGTGGTGCTGCTGGGGGAGGAAGCCCGGCTGCCGTGTGCTCTGGGCTCCTACTGGGGGCTAGTTCAGTGGACTAAGAGTGGGCTGGCCCTAGGGGGCCAAAGGGACCTGCCAG GGTGGTCCCGGTACTGGATATCAGGGAACGCAGCCAATGGCCAGCATGACCTCCACATTAGGCCTGTGGAGCTAGAGGATGAAGCATCATATGAATGTCAGGCTACACAAGCAGGCCTCCGCTCCAGACCAGCCCAACTGCATGTACTGG TCCCCCCAGAAGCCCCCCAGGTGCTGGGCGGCCCCTCTGTGTCTCTGGTTGCTGGAGTTCCTGCGAACCTGACATGTCGGAGCCATGGGGATGCCCGCCCTACCCCTGAATTGCTGTGGTTCCGAGATGGGGTCCGGTTGGATGGAACCACCTTCCATCAG ACCCTGCTGAAGGAAGGGACCCCGGGGTCAGTGGAGAGCACCTTAACCCTGACCCCTTTCAGCCATGATGATGGAGCCACCTTGGTTTGCCGGGCCCGGAGCCAGGCCCTGCCCGCAGGAAGGGACACGGCTATCACACTGAGCCTGCAGT accccccaGAGGTGACTCTGTCTGCTTCGCCACACACTgtgcaggagggagagaaggtcATTTTCCTGTGCCAGGCCACAGCCCAGCCTCCTGTCACAGGCTACAG GTGGGCAAAAGGGGGCTCCCCGGTGCTCGGGGCCCGCGGGCCAAGGTTGGAGGTCGTGGCAGACGCCTCGTTCCTGACTGAGCCCGTGTCCTGCGAGGTCAGCAACGCCGTGGGTAGCGCCAACCGCAGTACGGCGCTGGATGTGCTGT TTGGGCCGATTCTGCAGGCAAAGCCGGAGCCCGTGTCCGTGGACTTGGGGGAAGACGCCTCTTTCAGCTGCGCCTGGCGCGGGAACCCTCTTCCACGGGTAACCTGGACCCGCCGCGGTGGCGCGCAG GTGCTGGGCTCTGGAGCCACACTGCGCCTTCCATCGGTGGAGCCCGAGGACGCAGGCGACTATGTGTGCAGGGCTGAGCCTGGGCTATCGGGCCTGGGGGGCGGCGCCGCGGAGGCTCGGCTGACTGTGAACGGTGAGAAGGCGGGGTTTGCTAGGGGACTTGGCTCGTCCCGGGATAGGGAGCGGACAGAGGCGGCAAGGGCTAATGCAGTGGGAGTGGCCTGGAAGGAGCTTTACACCCAGCGGGGGCTGGAGACCGGACCTATTGAAGGCGACGCTTTTAGGAGAATCGGAGTTTGGAGGCGGCGTGGCCTGATTGATCGAG CTCCCCCAGTAGTGACCGCCCTGCACTCTGCGCCTGCCTTCCTGAGGGGCCCTGCTCGCCTCCAGTGTCTGGTTTTCGCCTCTCCCGCCCCAGATGCCGTG GTCTGGTCTTGGGAtgagggcttcctggaggcggGGTCGCAGGGCCGGTTCCTGGTGGAGACATTCCCTGCCCCGGAGAGCCGCGGGGGACTGGGTCCGGGCCTGATCTCTGTGCTACACATTTCGGGGACCCAGGAGTCTGACTTTAGCAGGAGCTTTAACTGCAGTGCCCGGAACCGGCTGGGCGAGGGAGGTGCCCGGGCCAGCCTGGGCCGTAGAG ACTTGCTGCCCACTGTGCGGATAGTGGCCGGAGTGGCCGCTGCCACCACGACTCTCCTTATGGTCATCACTGGGGTGGCCCTCTGCTGCTGGCGCCACGGCAAAG cctcagcctctttCTCCGAACAAAAGAACCCGATGCGAATCCCCCGCAGCAGCGACGGCTCCAGTTCGCGAGGTCCTGAAGAAGAGGAGACAGGCAGCCGCGAGGACCGG GGCCCCATTGTGCACACTGACCACAGTGATCTGGTTCTGGAGGAGGAAGGGACTCTGGAGACCAAG GACCCAACCAACGGTTACTACAAGGTCCGAGGAGTCAGTGTGAGCCTGAGCCTTGGCGAAGCCCCTGGAGGAGGCCTCTTCCTGCCACCACCCTCCCCCCTTGGGCCCCCAGGGACCCCTACCTTCTATGACTTCAACCCACACCTGGGCATGGTCTCCCCCGGCAGACTTTACAGAGCCAGGGCAGGCTATCTCACCACACCCCACCCTCGAGCTTTCACCAGCTATATCAAACCCACATCCTTTGGGCCCCCAGATCTGGCCCCCGGGACTCCCCCCTTCCCATATGCTGCCTTCCCCATACCTAGCCACCCACGTCTCCAGACTCATGTGTGA
- the KIRREL2 gene encoding kin of IRRE-like protein 2 isoform X1, whose product MRVPSLLVLLFCFRGSAGPSPHFLQQPEDLVVLLGEEARLPCALGSYWGLVQWTKSGLALGGQRDLPGWSRYWISGNAANGQHDLHIRPVELEDEASYECQATQAGLRSRPAQLHVLVPPEAPQVLGGPSVSLVAGVPANLTCRSHGDARPTPELLWFRDGVRLDGTTFHQTLLKEGTPGSVESTLTLTPFSHDDGATLVCRARSQALPAGRDTAITLSLQYPPEVTLSASPHTVQEGEKVIFLCQATAQPPVTGYRWAKGGSPVLGARGPRLEVVADASFLTEPVSCEVSNAVGSANRSTALDVLFGPILQAKPEPVSVDLGEDASFSCAWRGNPLPRVLGSGATLRLPSVEPEDAGDYVCRAEPGLSGLGGGAAEARLTVNGEKAGFARGLGSSRDRERTEAARANAVGVAWKELYTQRGLETGPIEGDAFRRIGVWRRRGLIDRAPPVVTALHSAPAFLRGPARLQCLVFASPAPDAVVWSWDEGFLEAGSQGRFLVETFPAPESRGGLGPGLISVLHISGTQESDFSRSFNCSARNRLGEGGARASLGRRDLLPTVRIVAGVAAATTTLLMVITGVALCCWRHGKASASFSEQKNPMRIPRSSDGSSSRGPEEEETGSREDRGPIVHTDHSDLVLEEEGTLETKDPTNGYYKVRGVSVSLSLGEAPGGGLFLPPPSPLGPPGTPTFYDFNPHLGMVSPGRLYRARAGYLTTPHPRAFTSYIKPTSFGPPDLAPGTPPFPYAAFPIPSHPRLQTHV is encoded by the exons ATGCGGGTCCCctccctcctcgtcctcctcttcTGCTTCAGAGGAAGCGCAG GCCCGTCGCCCCATTTCCTGCAACAGCCAGAGGACCTGGTGGTGCTGCTGGGGGAGGAAGCCCGGCTGCCGTGTGCTCTGGGCTCCTACTGGGGGCTAGTTCAGTGGACTAAGAGTGGGCTGGCCCTAGGGGGCCAAAGGGACCTGCCAG GGTGGTCCCGGTACTGGATATCAGGGAACGCAGCCAATGGCCAGCATGACCTCCACATTAGGCCTGTGGAGCTAGAGGATGAAGCATCATATGAATGTCAGGCTACACAAGCAGGCCTCCGCTCCAGACCAGCCCAACTGCATGTACTGG TCCCCCCAGAAGCCCCCCAGGTGCTGGGCGGCCCCTCTGTGTCTCTGGTTGCTGGAGTTCCTGCGAACCTGACATGTCGGAGCCATGGGGATGCCCGCCCTACCCCTGAATTGCTGTGGTTCCGAGATGGGGTCCGGTTGGATGGAACCACCTTCCATCAG ACCCTGCTGAAGGAAGGGACCCCGGGGTCAGTGGAGAGCACCTTAACCCTGACCCCTTTCAGCCATGATGATGGAGCCACCTTGGTTTGCCGGGCCCGGAGCCAGGCCCTGCCCGCAGGAAGGGACACGGCTATCACACTGAGCCTGCAGT accccccaGAGGTGACTCTGTCTGCTTCGCCACACACTgtgcaggagggagagaaggtcATTTTCCTGTGCCAGGCCACAGCCCAGCCTCCTGTCACAGGCTACAG GTGGGCAAAAGGGGGCTCCCCGGTGCTCGGGGCCCGCGGGCCAAGGTTGGAGGTCGTGGCAGACGCCTCGTTCCTGACTGAGCCCGTGTCCTGCGAGGTCAGCAACGCCGTGGGTAGCGCCAACCGCAGTACGGCGCTGGATGTGCTGT TTGGGCCGATTCTGCAGGCAAAGCCGGAGCCCGTGTCCGTGGACTTGGGGGAAGACGCCTCTTTCAGCTGCGCCTGGCGCGGGAACCCTCTTCCACGG GTGCTGGGCTCTGGAGCCACACTGCGCCTTCCATCGGTGGAGCCCGAGGACGCAGGCGACTATGTGTGCAGGGCTGAGCCTGGGCTATCGGGCCTGGGGGGCGGCGCCGCGGAGGCTCGGCTGACTGTGAACGGTGAGAAGGCGGGGTTTGCTAGGGGACTTGGCTCGTCCCGGGATAGGGAGCGGACAGAGGCGGCAAGGGCTAATGCAGTGGGAGTGGCCTGGAAGGAGCTTTACACCCAGCGGGGGCTGGAGACCGGACCTATTGAAGGCGACGCTTTTAGGAGAATCGGAGTTTGGAGGCGGCGTGGCCTGATTGATCGAG CTCCCCCAGTAGTGACCGCCCTGCACTCTGCGCCTGCCTTCCTGAGGGGCCCTGCTCGCCTCCAGTGTCTGGTTTTCGCCTCTCCCGCCCCAGATGCCGTG GTCTGGTCTTGGGAtgagggcttcctggaggcggGGTCGCAGGGCCGGTTCCTGGTGGAGACATTCCCTGCCCCGGAGAGCCGCGGGGGACTGGGTCCGGGCCTGATCTCTGTGCTACACATTTCGGGGACCCAGGAGTCTGACTTTAGCAGGAGCTTTAACTGCAGTGCCCGGAACCGGCTGGGCGAGGGAGGTGCCCGGGCCAGCCTGGGCCGTAGAG ACTTGCTGCCCACTGTGCGGATAGTGGCCGGAGTGGCCGCTGCCACCACGACTCTCCTTATGGTCATCACTGGGGTGGCCCTCTGCTGCTGGCGCCACGGCAAAG cctcagcctctttCTCCGAACAAAAGAACCCGATGCGAATCCCCCGCAGCAGCGACGGCTCCAGTTCGCGAGGTCCTGAAGAAGAGGAGACAGGCAGCCGCGAGGACCGG GGCCCCATTGTGCACACTGACCACAGTGATCTGGTTCTGGAGGAGGAAGGGACTCTGGAGACCAAG GACCCAACCAACGGTTACTACAAGGTCCGAGGAGTCAGTGTGAGCCTGAGCCTTGGCGAAGCCCCTGGAGGAGGCCTCTTCCTGCCACCACCCTCCCCCCTTGGGCCCCCAGGGACCCCTACCTTCTATGACTTCAACCCACACCTGGGCATGGTCTCCCCCGGCAGACTTTACAGAGCCAGGGCAGGCTATCTCACCACACCCCACCCTCGAGCTTTCACCAGCTATATCAAACCCACATCCTTTGGGCCCCCAGATCTGGCCCCCGGGACTCCCCCCTTCCCATATGCTGCCTTCCCCATACCTAGCCACCCACGTCTCCAGACTCATGTGTGA